Proteins co-encoded in one Aquincola tertiaricarbonis genomic window:
- a CDS encoding PDR/VanB family oxidoreductase, translating to MSSPTLNALVHTMRHEADGIISVELRPATPDVDFPPFEAGAHIDLHLPNGLVRSYSLCNPASDRQRYVVGILNDRKSRGGSRYVHEQLRVGKTLPISAPRNNFHLHEQAPRSVLVAGGIGITPIWCMLQRLVAIGRPVELLYCARTRKEAAFVAEIEALAQQHNVPVTWHFDDSAGAPPDLARLLAGRRADSHFYCCGPVPMLDAFERACEALNYPAAHIERFAAVAVEAPAATQSFVVECARSGNVVEVPPGKSILDSLLDAGLTPDHSCKEGVCGACETAVLEFDGELDHRDGILTKIERDSGRTMMICVSSCKGKRLVLDV from the coding sequence ATGTCTTCCCCGACCCTGAACGCCCTGGTCCACACGATGCGCCACGAGGCCGACGGCATCATCAGCGTCGAACTCCGCCCGGCCACGCCGGACGTGGACTTTCCGCCCTTCGAGGCCGGCGCCCACATCGACCTGCACCTGCCCAACGGCCTGGTGCGCAGCTACTCGCTGTGCAACCCGGCCAGCGACCGCCAGCGCTACGTGGTCGGCATCCTGAACGATCGCAAGAGCCGCGGCGGCTCACGCTACGTGCATGAGCAGCTGCGCGTGGGCAAGACGCTGCCCATCTCGGCACCGCGCAACAACTTCCATCTGCATGAGCAGGCGCCGCGATCGGTGCTGGTGGCCGGCGGCATCGGCATCACGCCCATCTGGTGCATGCTGCAGCGGCTGGTGGCCATCGGCCGGCCGGTGGAACTGCTGTACTGCGCCCGCACCCGAAAAGAAGCGGCCTTCGTGGCCGAGATCGAGGCGCTGGCGCAGCAGCACAACGTGCCCGTCACCTGGCACTTCGACGACAGCGCCGGTGCGCCGCCTGACCTGGCCCGCCTGCTGGCCGGCCGCCGTGCCGACAGCCACTTCTACTGCTGCGGCCCGGTCCCGATGCTGGACGCCTTCGAGCGCGCCTGCGAGGCGTTGAACTACCCGGCCGCGCACATCGAGCGCTTTGCGGCCGTGGCGGTGGAAGCGCCGGCCGCCACGCAAAGCTTCGTGGTGGAGTGCGCCCGCAGCGGCAACGTGGTGGAAGTGCCGCCCGGCAAGTCCATCCTCGACAGCCTGCTGGACGCCGGCCTGACGCCCGACCACAGCTGCAAGGAGGGGGTGTGCGGCGCCTGCGAAACCGCGGTGCTGGAGTTCGACGGCGAACTCGACCACCGCGACGGCATCCTCACCAAGATCGAACGCGACTCCGGCCGCACGATGATGATCTGCGTGTCCAGCTGCAAGGGCAAGCGGCTGGTGCTGGACGTTTGA
- a CDS encoding aromatic ring-hydroxylating oxygenase subunit alpha, whose product MNIPIAVAADPVDQLLEVGLKDLWYPICPSGFIKERPVSLRRLGRKLVFWRDTQGVLHALEDRCPHRGAPLSQGVVLGDRIACPYHGVEVRCDGVVTKVPGSPGCKLEGSQATRWFHVREAAGAVFLYNSSEPVDTPPPLRLPEQLTDDSQYASFLCYAEWKGDYRYVLDNVMDPMHGTFLHKQSHSMAEGDATAKFGIRPTDTGFVFEKEGQRNVNFDWTEWADTGIHWMRLEIPYPKTGGPGGNFIIIGSYTPISPTLSCAFHWRVRKLPPGWQRDTWRFLYKNRLEARHWHVLEQDRVLIENMEPDANQHEQLYQHDLGIVRLRRHLKGLAQAQLAAKADKTAKA is encoded by the coding sequence ATGAACATCCCCATCGCCGTTGCTGCCGATCCGGTCGACCAGTTGCTGGAAGTCGGCCTCAAGGACCTCTGGTACCCCATCTGCCCCAGCGGCTTTATCAAAGAGCGGCCTGTGTCGCTGCGCCGCCTGGGCCGCAAGCTGGTCTTCTGGCGCGACACACAAGGCGTGCTGCATGCGCTGGAAGACCGCTGCCCCCACCGCGGCGCGCCGCTGTCGCAAGGCGTGGTGCTGGGCGACCGCATCGCCTGCCCGTACCACGGCGTGGAAGTGCGCTGCGACGGCGTGGTGACCAAGGTGCCCGGCAGCCCCGGCTGCAAGCTCGAAGGCAGCCAGGCCACTCGCTGGTTCCATGTGCGCGAAGCGGCGGGCGCGGTGTTCCTCTACAACAGCAGCGAGCCGGTGGACACGCCGCCGCCGCTGCGGCTGCCCGAGCAGCTGACCGACGACAGCCAGTACGCCTCTTTCCTTTGTTATGCCGAATGGAAGGGCGACTACCGCTACGTGCTGGACAACGTGATGGACCCGATGCACGGGACCTTCCTGCACAAGCAATCGCACTCGATGGCCGAGGGTGATGCCACCGCCAAGTTCGGCATCCGCCCCACCGACACCGGCTTCGTGTTCGAGAAGGAAGGCCAGCGCAACGTCAACTTCGACTGGACCGAGTGGGCCGACACCGGCATCCACTGGATGCGGCTGGAGATCCCGTACCCGAAGACCGGCGGCCCCGGCGGCAACTTCATCATCATCGGCAGCTACACGCCGATCAGCCCCACGCTGTCTTGCGCCTTCCACTGGCGCGTGCGCAAGCTGCCGCCCGGCTGGCAGCGCGACACCTGGCGCTTCCTGTACAAGAACCGGCTGGAAGCCCGCCACTGGCATGTGCTGGAGCAGGACCGGGTGCTGATCGAGAACATGGAGCCCGATGCCAACCAGCATGAGCAGCTGTACCAGCACGACCTGGGCATCGTGCGGCTGCGCCGGCACCTGAAGGGCCTGGCCCAGGCCCAGCTGGCGGCCAAAGCCGACAAGACGGCCAAGGCTTGA
- a CDS encoding RidA family protein — MVAAAPRCVVNPAAPLPPQATWSPALVLGPEVILSGQTAGAAAQQAAAAGTPLDAYQQTLVCLRQLQALLEAAGGGVHNLLKLTVYLTDIADREAVGRARRDFFADVLPGAPYPASTLVGVAALVQPELKVEVDGLARLDADLRLAAPALGHTAT; from the coding sequence ATGGTGGCCGCCGCCCCGCGCTGCGTCGTCAACCCGGCCGCGCCGCTGCCGCCGCAGGCCACCTGGTCGCCCGCGTTGGTGCTGGGGCCGGAGGTGATCCTCTCCGGCCAGACGGCCGGCGCCGCCGCCCAGCAGGCCGCTGCCGCCGGCACGCCGCTGGACGCCTACCAGCAGACGCTGGTGTGCCTGCGCCAGCTGCAGGCGCTGCTGGAAGCGGCCGGTGGTGGCGTGCACAACCTGCTCAAGCTCACCGTGTACCTCACCGACATCGCCGACCGCGAGGCCGTGGGCCGGGCGCGGCGCGACTTCTTTGCCGATGTGCTGCCCGGCGCGCCGTACCCCGCCTCCACCCTGGTGGGCGTGGCCGCGCTGGTGCAGCCCGAACTGAAGGTGGAAGTGGACGGCCTGGCCCGGCTGGACGCCGACCTGCGCCTGGCCGCCCCGGCCCTGGGCCACACTGCCACCTGA
- a CDS encoding recombinase-like helix-turn-helix domain-containing protein, with amino-acid sequence MQPTDRYLDPHQARQRPPTPYEDLLGDAIERAFAAGVHDLAGLVEHLNRSHLATPSGQAWTEENYRAEIARLAA; translated from the coding sequence ATGCAACCGACCGACCGCTACCTCGATCCGCACCAGGCGCGCCAGCGCCCGCCCACCCCGTATGAAGACCTGCTCGGCGACGCGATCGAGCGGGCCTTTGCCGCCGGCGTGCACGACCTGGCCGGCCTGGTGGAACACCTGAACCGCAGCCACCTGGCCACGCCCAGCGGCCAGGCCTGGACCGAAGAGAACTACCGCGCCGAGATCGCCCGGCTGGCCGCCTGA